The following coding sequences lie in one Sedimentibacter sp. MB35-C1 genomic window:
- a CDS encoding ABC transporter ATP-binding protein: MKKVKNEDQNYPNGKSAGMKAPRQLRPRDPKKTLIRLFSYFKFNKLLFFSGIFFIVLGSIAEIGINGMLSPVIDTLVGDFNREKFITYIAIMIVMVLVVAFSQYVGNLFMARLAQKTVHKIRENMFEHMEKLPISYFDGHTHGEMMSTFTNDVDMLNQSLEQSASQVLISIITVIGTFIMMMVLSPVMALTVVIILGIMLVVIKNIGKISSKNFRSQQAALAEMNGYIEEMMSGQKVVKVFNYEERAINDFNERNENLRTASTRASTFGVMIMPIMGNLSYAMYAVVSILGAYLVMVSRFSIGNMASFLQYTRTISRPITQVSNQLNTLFAALAGAERIFNVLDEEIELNDGDVKLVEKCDGKKDLCWKVPAKNGEYELVSLKGNVTFKDVDFGYVPEKQVLNKINLYAKPGQKIAFVGSTGAGKTTITNLINRFYEIDNGKILFDGIDIKRINKFDLRSTMSIVLQDVHLFEGTVAENIRYGRLDASDEDVIAAAKLANAHYFIKHLPNGYETLLTADGQNLSQGERQLLSIARAAIADPAILILDEATSSVDTRTEKLISEGMDKLMNGRTTFVIAHRLSTVRDSNAIMVLENGKIIERGDHEDLMKQKGRYYELNMGVTELE, encoded by the coding sequence ATGAAAAAAGTGAAGAATGAGGATCAAAATTATCCTAATGGAAAAAGTGCGGGTATGAAAGCTCCGAGACAGCTTCGTCCAAGAGATCCAAAAAAGACACTAATAAGACTGTTCAGCTATTTCAAATTCAACAAACTGTTGTTTTTCAGCGGGATATTTTTTATAGTGCTGGGATCAATTGCGGAGATAGGAATTAACGGAATGCTTAGCCCTGTAATTGATACACTGGTGGGAGATTTCAACAGAGAAAAGTTCATAACATATATTGCAATAATGATTGTAATGGTTTTAGTTGTTGCTTTTTCACAATATGTTGGGAATTTGTTTATGGCACGCTTGGCGCAGAAAACAGTGCATAAAATTCGTGAGAACATGTTTGAGCATATGGAAAAGCTTCCTATATCATATTTTGACGGCCACACACACGGAGAAATGATGTCTACATTTACAAATGATGTTGACATGCTGAACCAATCTCTGGAACAAAGTGCATCTCAAGTTTTGATTTCAATTATAACAGTTATAGGAACATTTATTATGATGATGGTTTTGAGCCCTGTTATGGCGTTGACAGTAGTAATTATTCTTGGGATAATGCTGGTCGTTATAAAAAATATAGGGAAAATATCTTCAAAGAACTTTCGCAGTCAGCAGGCTGCTTTGGCAGAGATGAACGGGTATATCGAAGAAATGATGTCGGGACAAAAAGTTGTTAAGGTATTTAACTATGAAGAAAGAGCAATAAATGATTTCAATGAAAGAAACGAGAATTTAAGAACCGCAAGCACTCGTGCATCAACGTTCGGTGTAATGATAATGCCTATAATGGGCAACCTGTCTTATGCTATGTATGCGGTTGTATCAATACTTGGTGCATACTTGGTAATGGTCAGCAGATTCAGTATAGGCAATATGGCTTCTTTCTTGCAGTATACGAGGACTATATCACGTCCTATAACCCAAGTTTCAAATCAGCTGAATACATTATTTGCTGCATTGGCAGGTGCTGAAAGAATATTTAATGTGCTGGATGAAGAAATAGAATTAAATGACGGCGATGTAAAATTAGTTGAAAAATGTGATGGAAAAAAAGATTTGTGCTGGAAAGTGCCAGCGAAAAACGGAGAATATGAACTGGTTTCACTGAAAGGAAATGTAACCTTTAAAGATGTGGACTTTGGGTATGTGCCTGAAAAACAGGTCTTGAATAAAATTAATCTTTATGCTAAACCGGGTCAGAAAATAGCATTTGTAGGTTCAACCGGAGCAGGCAAGACTACCATAACAAATCTCATAAACCGATTTTATGAAATAGATAATGGTAAAATTTTATTTGACGGAATCGATATTAAACGAATTAATAAATTTGATCTCAGGAGTACCATGAGCATAGTGTTGCAGGACGTACATTTATTTGAAGGAACTGTTGCGGAGAATATAAGATACGGAAGACTTGATGCTTCCGATGAAGATGTAATTGCAGCAGCTAAGCTGGCAAATGCACATTACTTTATAAAGCATTTGCCTAATGGGTATGAAACTCTACTGACAGCGGACGGCCAAAACCTTTCACAGGGAGAGAGACAGCTTCTTTCAATAGCAAGAGCTGCTATAGCAGATCCTGCAATCCTCATACTGGATGAAGCCACATCTTCAGTTGATACAAGAACGGAAAAGCTGATATCTGAGGGTATGGATAAGCTTATGAATGGAAGAACTACTTTTGTTATAGCTCATAGGTTGTCAACGGTTCGTGATTCAAATGCAATAATGGTTCTTGAAAATGGTAAAATTATTGAACGTGGAGATCATGAAGACTTAATGAAACAAAAAGGGCGATACTACGAACTTAACATGGGAGTTACAGAACTGGAATAG
- a CDS encoding amidohydrolase: MVSMFKNGNIHTVESLNSKADSFVVDGNRFEYVGTEKGAREYLNKRNCSYSEFDLCGHLVLPGFNDSHMHFVHFAKSLSSVSLVGTKSLQDVRSRLKKRLEERTPEDNFWLVGEGWNHDYFTEKRFPTKFDLDDITGEVPTLILRTCFHIGVLNSAAMKIINLDKSTAPQYGSLVELMPDGEPNGVIKENLLEQVKANTSVLDLISLKKIICEAQDKALAQGLTSVQTDDFGYVQGNNYDLLFRAYNELEQETKLNIRIGEQCLLQTTDEIQNFFDKGYRFGYGSEKYRVNCIKLLSDGSLGARTAAMRTPYNDDPSTNGIELFSQDELNSAVLLAHENDCPVAIHGIGDRAIEMSLNAIEYAKIKAPEHNPRHGIVHCQITDNALLDRFKKLDVTAFVQPIFIDYDMDIVRNRVGNKIAETSYAWKTMIDKGIHTPFGTDCPVEALNTMPNIYSAVTRKNITENEKKTYLPNEKMSMYEAIKSYTLEGAYASGEEKIKGSISKGKLADFIILDKDLFNLNDDEEILETHIIKTYVDGKMVYSA; the protein is encoded by the coding sequence ATGGTATCAATGTTTAAAAACGGAAACATCCACACAGTTGAAAGTTTAAATTCCAAAGCAGATTCATTTGTAGTTGACGGTAATAGATTCGAATATGTCGGAACCGAGAAAGGTGCCAGGGAATATTTAAACAAAAGAAACTGCAGCTATTCGGAATTTGATTTGTGCGGTCACTTAGTTCTTCCAGGATTCAATGATTCCCACATGCACTTTGTGCATTTTGCCAAAAGTTTGAGCAGTGTCAGCTTGGTTGGCACAAAAAGCCTGCAGGATGTCAGAAGCCGACTGAAAAAAAGGCTTGAGGAAAGAACGCCCGAAGATAATTTCTGGCTGGTAGGCGAAGGTTGGAATCATGATTATTTCACAGAAAAAAGATTTCCTACAAAATTTGATCTGGATGATATAACAGGTGAAGTTCCTACGCTGATACTCCGTACATGTTTTCACATAGGTGTTCTTAACTCTGCTGCAATGAAAATAATAAACCTTGATAAGTCCACTGCTCCTCAATACGGCAGCCTTGTTGAATTAATGCCTGACGGTGAACCAAACGGAGTAATAAAGGAAAATTTACTTGAACAAGTTAAGGCCAATACTTCTGTACTAGACTTAATTTCCTTAAAAAAAATAATATGCGAGGCTCAGGATAAAGCCTTGGCTCAGGGACTTACATCTGTTCAAACAGACGATTTCGGGTATGTACAAGGCAATAATTATGATCTGCTGTTTAGAGCATATAACGAGCTGGAGCAGGAAACTAAACTAAATATAAGAATAGGAGAGCAGTGCCTGCTGCAAACTACAGATGAGATTCAAAACTTTTTTGATAAGGGATACAGATTTGGATACGGCAGCGAAAAATACCGTGTAAACTGCATAAAACTTTTAAGTGATGGTTCATTGGGAGCTAGGACTGCAGCAATGAGAACCCCCTACAACGATGATCCTTCGACAAATGGTATAGAATTGTTCAGCCAGGACGAATTAAACAGCGCAGTTCTTCTTGCCCATGAAAATGATTGTCCCGTAGCAATACACGGAATAGGAGACAGAGCTATCGAAATGTCTCTTAATGCAATAGAGTATGCTAAAATAAAAGCCCCTGAACATAATCCAAGGCACGGCATCGTACATTGTCAGATAACAGATAATGCACTCCTGGACAGATTTAAAAAACTTGACGTAACTGCCTTTGTACAACCAATATTTATTGATTATGACATGGATATAGTTCGAAACAGAGTAGGAAATAAAATTGCCGAAACATCCTATGCATGGAAAACAATGATTGATAAAGGTATCCATACCCCGTTCGGAACCGATTGCCCTGTTGAAGCTCTCAACACGATGCCGAATATATACTCTGCTGTTACAAGAAAAAACATTACAGAAAACGAGAAAAAAACTTATCTTCCAAATGAAAAAATGAGTATGTACGAAGCAATAAAATCTTATACGCTTGAAGGAGCCTATGCATCTGGAGAAGAAAAAATAAAGGGATCAATATCGAAGGGCAAGCTTGCAGATTTTATCATTTTGGATAAAGATCTGTTCAATTTAAACGACGATGAAGAAATACTTGAAACACATATTATCAAAACATATGTAGACGGAAAAATGGTATACAGTGCATAG
- a CDS encoding 4Fe-4S dicluster domain-containing protein: protein MNKYDERDTMFSRMNLKEGSECYKYYYNKNPSMKEKDDLLRSLPDMGTEGSAMYNSINSPMVDAAFKYLSDIRKFSEGKVSENKSEVNPALITKKIKGLAELYNAKLVGITELKDYHYYSHRGRHEENYGDKIEKKHRFGIVFAVPMDLEMIMRAPKLSEAIGVVKGYVEAATIGMILSYYIRELGYDARNHMDGNYLIIAPLVAMDAGLGEFGRNGLIITKEYGPCIRLGVVSTDMPLIPDERKSFGVRELCRDCGRCARTCPGKAISKTDMEEKDGILRWKINSEECYRRWRSLGTDCAICIANCPFTYGISDELVSNIKTSNKARKTILENFDKKYGIRPIIREEADWLK, encoded by the coding sequence ATGAATAAATATGATGAAAGAGATACTATGTTTTCAAGGATGAATCTTAAAGAGGGTAGTGAATGCTATAAATACTATTATAATAAGAATCCTTCTATGAAAGAAAAGGATGATTTATTGAGAAGCCTTCCTGATATGGGAACCGAAGGCTCCGCAATGTACAACAGTATAAATTCGCCTATGGTTGATGCTGCTTTTAAATACTTAAGTGATATAAGAAAATTTAGTGAAGGAAAAGTGTCTGAAAACAAATCAGAAGTAAATCCGGCTTTAATAACAAAAAAGATCAAGGGATTGGCCGAGCTTTACAATGCAAAATTGGTTGGTATAACGGAATTAAAGGATTACCATTATTATTCTCATAGAGGAAGGCATGAAGAAAACTACGGGGATAAAATTGAAAAAAAGCATAGGTTTGGAATTGTATTTGCAGTGCCAATGGACTTGGAAATGATTATGAGAGCCCCAAAGCTATCTGAAGCTATTGGAGTTGTAAAGGGCTATGTGGAAGCTGCAACTATCGGAATGATTTTGTCTTACTATATAAGAGAGCTTGGATATGATGCTAGAAATCACATGGATGGAAATTACCTGATAATTGCACCGTTGGTTGCAATGGATGCAGGTTTGGGAGAGTTCGGAAGAAATGGGCTCATTATAACCAAAGAGTACGGGCCATGCATCAGACTTGGTGTTGTGTCCACAGACATGCCGCTTATACCTGACGAAAGAAAGAGTTTTGGAGTTAGAGAACTATGCAGAGATTGCGGAAGATGTGCAAGAACGTGCCCGGGGAAGGCAATTTCAAAAACAGATATGGAGGAAAAGGACGGGATACTAAGGTGGAAAATAAATTCCGAAGAGTGCTACAGAAGATGGAGAAGTTTAGGCACAGATTGTGCAATATGCATTGCAAATTGTCCGTTTACGTATGGGATATCTGATGAATTAGTTTCTAATATTAAAACTTCAAATAAGGCAAGAAAAACTATTTTAGAGAATTTTGATAAAAAATACGGAATAAGACCAATAATCAGAGAAGAGGCTGATTGGCTGAAATAA
- a CDS encoding HAMP domain-containing sensor histidine kinase, whose amino-acid sequence MDLEEKKQLYNAVLNNISDELIIFEKNGALIKFNEKIRTNKIDNYDNVYTLIEEIEIYDKNGKIISNENKIFNRVLKGERVINETYGIKSKDGYLRKEVSGIPIYGIDGKVTAGVVIYRDTSKKIIFEEMLSKKSEDETLNKIVENLDLCFVRFAYPGYEVVELNNKALNLLYQINGNMSDYLSLDKLSIYNFTSSKDLVKLIEKSFDEKESYQDIYKFVISGQEVYYKFLYQPLYGINKTINEVISIGLDVTKDTKSQIKMKKALKIQDEIYANVSHELKTPLSVIFSANQMMDMYIKSSNIKNNSKLIEYNNIIKQNCYRLTKLINSIVDIAKKNSNNFSLNIRNENIIAIVENIVRSVTEYVKLRQLRIVFSSDINEKIIACDSMQIERIMLNLISNALKFSDINSEIFVNIECKDNKVVISVKDQGTGIEPEHLKHIFQRYYQVDKSLNRNAEGSGIGLSLTKLLVELHGGTIYAISKVDVGSTFIVELPDKKIDDSKDMKLIKNENNKIEMIKIEFSDIYDI is encoded by the coding sequence GTGGATTTAGAAGAAAAGAAACAATTATATAATGCTGTTTTGAATAATATTTCGGATGAGTTAATTATTTTTGAAAAAAATGGAGCCTTAATTAAATTCAATGAAAAGATAAGGACAAATAAAATCGATAATTATGATAACGTTTACACACTTATTGAAGAGATTGAGATTTATGATAAAAATGGAAAGATAATATCAAATGAAAATAAAATATTCAACAGGGTATTAAAAGGAGAACGAGTAATTAATGAAACCTACGGGATAAAAAGCAAAGATGGTTATTTGAGAAAAGAGGTAAGCGGCATTCCGATATATGGAATTGATGGTAAAGTAACAGCAGGAGTGGTAATTTATAGGGATACATCAAAAAAAATAATATTTGAAGAAATGTTATCAAAAAAATCGGAAGATGAAACATTAAACAAAATAGTGGAAAACCTTGATTTGTGCTTTGTAAGGTTCGCATACCCCGGCTACGAAGTTGTAGAGCTTAACAATAAAGCATTAAACTTGCTGTATCAAATAAACGGCAATATGTCAGATTATCTGTCGTTAGATAAACTAAGTATATACAACTTTACTTCTTCAAAAGATTTAGTTAAATTAATAGAAAAATCATTTGATGAAAAAGAAAGCTATCAGGATATCTATAAGTTTGTTATTTCGGGGCAGGAAGTATATTATAAATTTCTATACCAGCCGCTGTATGGGATTAATAAAACAATTAATGAGGTTATTTCCATTGGTCTTGATGTAACAAAAGACACTAAATCACAGATAAAAATGAAAAAGGCTCTTAAGATTCAAGATGAGATTTATGCAAATGTATCTCACGAGCTTAAAACTCCGTTAAGTGTTATATTTTCAGCAAATCAGATGATGGATATGTATATTAAGAGCAGCAATATTAAAAATAACAGTAAATTAATAGAATACAATAACATAATAAAACAAAATTGCTACAGGCTTACAAAATTAATTAACAGCATCGTAGATATAGCTAAAAAAAATTCTAATAATTTTAGTTTAAATATAAGAAATGAAAACATAATTGCAATAGTTGAAAATATTGTTCGCTCTGTAACCGAATATGTTAAATTACGCCAATTAAGAATAGTGTTCAGCTCAGATATTAATGAAAAAATTATTGCGTGCGATTCCATGCAGATTGAAAGAATTATGCTTAATCTTATATCAAATGCACTAAAATTTTCTGACATAAACAGTGAAATATTTGTAAACATAGAATGTAAAGATAATAAGGTAGTAATATCGGTTAAGGATCAGGGAACAGGGATTGAGCCGGAACATTTAAAGCATATTTTTCAAAGATATTACCAGGTAGATAAATCTTTAAACAGAAATGCTGAAGGAAGCGGTATAGGACTGTCACTTACAAAGCTGCTTGTGGAATTACATGGAGGAACTATATATGCCATAAGCAAAGTTGATGTGGGAAGTACATTTATAGTAGAACTTCCTGACAAAAAAATTGATGACAGCAAAGATATGAAGCTTATAAAAAATGAAAATAACAAAATTGAAATGATAAAGATCGAATTTTCTGATATTTACGATATTTAG
- a CDS encoding autorepressor SdpR family transcription factor: MGFQESFKALSDPTRRRIIELLKNNKMTAGEIVEHFEMTGASISHHLSILKNAGLIIDEKHGKYIYYELNLSVVEEVMTWLASLKEEKKHE; this comes from the coding sequence ATGGGATTTCAAGAAAGTTTTAAGGCATTATCAGACCCGACCAGGCGCCGCATAATAGAATTATTAAAAAATAACAAGATGACAGCAGGTGAAATAGTTGAGCATTTTGAAATGACAGGAGCTTCTATCTCGCACCACTTGTCGATATTAAAAAATGCAGGTTTGATTATAGACGAAAAACATGGGAAATATATTTATTATGAACTAAACTTATCGGTGGTTGAAGAAGTAATGACATGGCTTGCTTCATTAAAGGAGGAAAAGAAGCATGAATAA
- a CDS encoding SdpI family protein has protein sequence MNKIFKKENYKQWILFLVTFLIALISYSYLPEQIPVHFDIAGNVDRYAGRIYIFLAPFVILIMNIFAELFKNVDPKREAYNKFNKQYYMIFLLVSLLMMIIQLYTIAFSLNIKIMNISILMPFAVGLLFAIIGNYMPKFKQNFYAGIRTSWTLSDEEVWFKTHRLGGKIWFAGGIAMMVSAILPSYLKMKVFLGIVIIITLIPIIYSYIAYKNKFK, from the coding sequence ATGAATAAAATATTTAAGAAAGAAAATTATAAGCAGTGGATTTTATTTTTGGTAACATTTTTGATAGCCTTGATCTCGTATAGTTATCTTCCAGAACAGATACCTGTTCATTTTGATATAGCTGGTAATGTTGATCGATATGCGGGAAGAATATATATTTTTCTTGCCCCGTTTGTAATTCTTATAATGAATATATTTGCCGAATTATTCAAAAATGTTGATCCAAAAAGAGAAGCTTATAATAAATTTAATAAGCAGTATTACATGATTTTCTTATTGGTATCATTGTTAATGATGATAATTCAGCTGTATACAATAGCTTTCAGTTTAAATATTAAAATCATGAACATAAGTATACTGATGCCTTTTGCTGTAGGATTATTATTTGCTATAATCGGAAACTACATGCCTAAGTTCAAGCAAAATTTCTACGCAGGTATACGAACAAGCTGGACTCTTTCAGATGAAGAGGTGTGGTTTAAAACACATAGGCTTGGAGGTAAAATATGGTTTGCGGGCGGGATAGCGATGATGGTGTCGGCAATACTTCCGTCTTACTTGAAAATGAAGGTTTTTCTGGGAATAGTAATTATCATAACACTGATTCCAATTATATATTCATATATTGCATACAAAAATAAATTTAAGTAA
- a CDS encoding transposase, whose amino-acid sequence MGRKVKYSKEVKIKACKDYEKGHTSLQGIADEIGTTREVVRQWYLRYKEHGPNALDSSSRNQPYSKEFKLSVVEEYTSGTYALVYKWTRAYIDRDLKH is encoded by the coding sequence ATGGGAAGAAAAGTGAAGTATAGCAAAGAAGTAAAAATTAAAGCTTGCAAAGATTATGAGAAAGGTCATACCAGTCTTCAAGGAATTGCAGATGAAATTGGAACTACAAGAGAAGTTGTGCGTCAATGGTATCTAAGATATAAAGAACACGGGCCTAATGCTCTTGATTCATCAAGTAGAAACCAACCATATAGTAAGGAATTTAAGCTGTCAGTAGTAGAAGAATATACTTCAGGTACTTATGCACTAGTATACAAATGGACAAGGGCGTATATAGACAGGGACTTGAAGCACTAA
- a CDS encoding IS3 family transposase translates to MGITARIRIKKVNRYNEKRFQKRLRCMAPLEYRNHASKCA, encoded by the coding sequence TTGGGTATTACAGCTAGAATTAGAATAAAGAAAGTTAATCGTTACAATGAAAAAAGATTTCAAAAAAGACTAAGATGCATGGCTCCTTTAGAATATCGAAACCATGCATCCAAATGTGCATAA
- the pruA gene encoding L-glutamate gamma-semialdehyde dehydrogenase, with the protein MNSILKEIKFKNEPILKYLAGSNERAELEAEITKMKNSSLDIPIIIGGKEIRTSDKGQCRLPHDHNKIIGEYCKAGKEETKLAIKEALDAKSKWESIPWESRVSIFLKAAELASGPWRAKLNAATMLTQSKTYKQAEIDSACELIDFLNFNAHALQQIYSDQPISSKGVWNRTEYRPLEGFVFAVSPFNFTSIAANLPSAPAMAGNTVLWKPASNSVYSAYTVYKLLQEAGLPEGVINFIPGNAGVISSTVLSSEYLSGIHFTGSTQVFCDLWASVGNNLANYRTFPRLVGETGGKNFVIAHPSTNRKSLIKGLIDGAFEYQGQKCSAASRAYISKSVWDDIKDDLIKKANDIKVGNIEEIDTFMGAVIDKKAFNTIVEYIEYARESAEAEILAGGKYDDSQGYFIKPTIILTNNPKFKTMEEEIFGPVLTIYLYEDEKYSETLRLCDSTSKYGLTGSIFSTDRYAIEEAQKVLTHSAGNFYINVRPTGAVVGQQPFGGSRLSGTNDKAGSKLNMMRWISPRVIKENLL; encoded by the coding sequence ATGAACAGCATTCTAAAAGAAATAAAATTTAAAAATGAACCCATATTAAAATATCTTGCTGGCAGCAATGAACGTGCGGAGCTAGAAGCTGAGATAACTAAAATGAAAAATTCATCTTTAGATATACCTATAATTATCGGCGGTAAAGAAATCAGAACGTCTGATAAAGGGCAATGCAGACTTCCTCATGACCACAACAAAATAATCGGCGAATACTGCAAAGCCGGAAAAGAAGAGACCAAGCTGGCAATTAAAGAAGCTTTAGACGCTAAAAGCAAGTGGGAAAGCATCCCTTGGGAAAGCAGAGTTTCAATATTCCTTAAAGCGGCAGAATTAGCATCAGGCCCGTGGAGAGCAAAACTAAATGCAGCAACTATGCTTACTCAAAGTAAGACATATAAGCAAGCTGAAATAGACTCTGCCTGCGAATTAATTGACTTTTTAAATTTTAATGCGCATGCTTTACAGCAAATATACAGCGATCAGCCAATATCATCGAAAGGAGTTTGGAACAGAACAGAATACCGACCTTTGGAAGGCTTTGTATTCGCGGTGTCTCCATTTAACTTTACCTCGATTGCCGCAAATCTTCCGAGTGCTCCTGCTATGGCAGGGAATACAGTATTATGGAAGCCTGCATCAAACTCTGTGTACTCAGCTTATACCGTTTATAAATTGCTGCAGGAAGCAGGATTGCCAGAAGGCGTGATTAACTTCATTCCAGGAAATGCAGGGGTAATCAGCAGCACAGTATTGTCTAGCGAATATTTAAGCGGTATTCACTTCACAGGCTCAACACAAGTATTCTGCGATTTATGGGCAAGTGTCGGCAACAATCTTGCAAATTACAGGACATTCCCAAGACTTGTCGGTGAAACAGGTGGAAAGAACTTTGTTATAGCGCATCCGTCTACCAACAGAAAGAGCCTGATTAAAGGTCTTATTGACGGAGCATTTGAATATCAAGGACAAAAATGCTCTGCTGCTTCACGTGCCTACATTTCAAAGAGCGTGTGGGATGATATAAAGGACGATCTAATAAAAAAAGCTAATGATATAAAAGTCGGTAATATTGAAGAAATAGATACTTTTATGGGTGCGGTTATAGATAAAAAAGCTTTCAATACTATAGTTGAGTACATCGAATATGCAAGAGAATCTGCGGAAGCTGAAATTCTGGCCGGCGGTAAGTACGATGACAGCCAAGGATATTTTATTAAACCTACAATAATTCTTACTAATAACCCAAAATTTAAAACAATGGAAGAAGAAATATTTGGTCCTGTGCTGACAATTTATTTATATGAAGATGAAAAATATAGTGAAACCTTAAGGTTATGTGACAGCACTTCAAAATACGGGCTTACAGGTTCAATATTTTCTACCGACAGATATGCCATAGAAGAAGCGCAAAAGGTACTCACTCATTCAGCAGGCAACTTTTATATCAATGTAAGGCCTACCGGAGCAGTTGTGGGACAACAGCCATTTGGAGGTTCAAGGCTCTCAGGTACCAATGACAAAGCAGGCTCAAAGTTAAACATGATGCGCTGGATTAGCCCAAGAGTCATAAAAGAAAACTTATTATAA
- a CDS encoding prolyl-tRNA synthetase associated domain-containing protein has translation MEKIRSNNLFNSKPDDNRLQKELDTYEMLDKLGIEFSGTDHEAAMTMEGIQSAEELLDVKVSKNLFLCNSSKTKFHLLIMPGDKKFLTKKLSSQINSPRLSFASGEYMEEYLNITPGSLSIFGLMYDKENKVNLIIDKDVLKDEYFGCHPCINTSTLKIKTSDLLDKFLPYVKHEASFVEL, from the coding sequence ATGGAAAAAATCAGAAGTAACAATTTATTTAATTCAAAGCCGGATGATAATAGACTTCAAAAGGAACTGGATACATATGAAATGCTGGATAAACTAGGTATTGAATTTTCCGGAACAGATCATGAAGCTGCAATGACAATGGAGGGTATTCAATCGGCAGAAGAACTTCTTGATGTAAAAGTTAGCAAAAATTTATTTCTCTGCAATTCGTCCAAAACAAAATTTCACCTGTTGATAATGCCGGGAGATAAGAAATTTTTAACTAAAAAACTTTCAAGCCAGATAAATAGCCCCAGACTTTCATTTGCAAGCGGGGAATACATGGAGGAATATTTAAATATTACTCCTGGCTCATTAAGTATTTTTGGCCTTATGTATGACAAAGAAAATAAGGTGAATCTTATAATTGACAAGGATGTGTTGAAAGATGAATATTTTGGATGTCATCCTTGCATTAATACGTCAACGCTTAAGATAAAGACCTCAGATTTGCTGGATAAATTTCTTCCATATGTAAAGCATGAAGCATCCTTTGTGGAATTATAG
- a CDS encoding tRNA-binding protein, with protein sequence MVTFDDFAKIDIRAGEIIKAEFFEKARRPAYKMVIDFGNEIGVKKSSAQITDLYEVNDLVGKQVLAVVNFPPRQIADFMSEVLVLGTYSKDGVVLIQPDRIVEKGDKLG encoded by the coding sequence ATGGTTACATTTGACGACTTTGCAAAAATAGATATAAGAGCAGGTGAAATAATTAAGGCGGAGTTTTTTGAAAAAGCAAGGAGACCGGCATATAAAATGGTTATTGACTTTGGAAATGAAATAGGAGTAAAAAAATCAAGCGCACAAATAACTGATTTATATGAAGTTAATGACCTTGTAGGGAAACAGGTGCTTGCAGTTGTCAATTTCCCGCCGAGGCAGATTGCAGATTTTATGTCTGAAGTCCTTGTTCTCGGAACATATTCAAAGGATGGCGTCGTCTTGATACAGCCTGACAGAATTGTTGAAAAAGGTGACAAACTGGGGTAA
- a CDS encoding universal stress protein, translating to MKKILVPVDGSNASISAVKKAIELGRQYNSEIKLLSVVKASEHRGTAKNENLWSAVDGSAIVNSAELEDKLESKYIENSETLLKQIVTKLDFRGTKVETEVLTGDPFEKIIETAQKGYYDLIVMGNRGFSKIKRFFVGSVTQKVISESPCPVLVIRSSFEP from the coding sequence ATGAAAAAGATACTTGTTCCGGTTGACGGTTCAAATGCATCCATAAGCGCAGTCAAAAAAGCTATTGAATTAGGAAGACAATATAATTCAGAAATAAAACTATTATCTGTGGTTAAAGCATCTGAGCATAGGGGAACAGCCAAAAATGAGAACTTGTGGAGCGCAGTTGACGGCTCTGCAATAGTAAACAGTGCTGAATTGGAAGATAAGCTGGAGAGCAAATATATCGAAAATTCTGAAACGCTTTTGAAGCAGATAGTAACTAAACTAGATTTCAGAGGAACCAAGGTTGAAACAGAAGTGCTGACCGGAGATCCCTTTGAAAAAATTATTGAAACTGCACAAAAAGGATATTACGACCTTATTGTAATGGGAAACAGAGGTTTTTCCAAAATTAAACGTTTCTTTGTTGGATCTGTAACGCAAAAAGTTATTTCTGAGTCTCCATGTCCGGTACTTGTAATCAGAAGCAGCTTTGAGCCATAA